A DNA window from Ovis aries strain OAR_USU_Benz2616 breed Rambouillet chromosome 7, ARS-UI_Ramb_v3.0, whole genome shotgun sequence contains the following coding sequences:
- the LOC101107447 gene encoding uncharacterized protein LOC101107447 produces the protein MTCKASQTLETGSFKTASLLSSLYSLHQKKKSISPVIPPQPQSNLDSSPPVMRLLPVGNHPESSSLPLHCSTMTLVFTLMLETLLLLSVRGVDVEQSPPALTPQEGASSTLWCNFSTLADTVRWYLQKPGGRLIHLIYIPSGTRQEGRLNATAVPKERRSSLHISSLRTTDSGTYFCAVRHSASQAPAASTQTLRRLSPSSSHSHTMRPPQGICSASYWPYRFETLVFIFLSIFIFCARVSNL, from the exons ATGACATGTAAAGCATCTCAGACACTAGAGACAGGAAGTTTTAAGACAGCCTCTCTTCTCAGCTCCCTCTACAGTCTCCATCAGAAGAAGAAATCAATATCACCTGTCATTCCTCCTCAACCTCAGAGCAACTTGGATTCAAGTCCCCCAGTCATGAGACTTCTGCCTGTGGGGAATCACCCAGAAAGCAGCTCACTGCCTCTTCACTGCTCCACCATGACCTTGGTGTTCACCTTGATGCTCGAGACACTCCTGCTGCTGA GTGTGAGAGGGGTGGATGTGGAGCAGAGTCCCCCAGCCCTGACTCCACAGGAGGGAGCCAGCTCTACACTGTGGTGTAATTTCTCCACCTTGGCAGACACTGTGCGGTGGTATCTTCAGAAGCCTGGGGGCCGCCTCATCCACCTCATTTACATTCcttcaggaacaaggcaagaagGAAGATTAAATGCCACGGCAGTCCCTAAAGAACGCCGCAGCTCACTGCACATTTCCTCTTTGCGGACCACAGACTCGGGCACTTACTTCTGTGCTGTGCGGCACAGTGCTTCCCAGGCACCTGCAGCCTCTACACAAACCCTCCGCAggctcagcccctcctccagccacaGTCACACCATGAGGCCACCACAGGGCATTTGCAGTGCTTCTTATTGGCCTTACAGATTTGAGACTTTagtctttattttcctctcaaTCTTTATCTTCTGCGCTAGAGTCTCAAACTTGTAG